From a region of the Xyrauchen texanus isolate HMW12.3.18 chromosome 47, RBS_HiC_50CHRs, whole genome shotgun sequence genome:
- the ppp1r3aa gene encoding uncharacterized protein ppp1r3aa, with amino-acid sequence MSAEERAPFVVSCNLESPICRDWVRQGKEEKEAKSDQTWEGSSADESEELELEPEPPPAAVRRKVSFADAFGLDLVSVKKYDSRDSRGQDLFGLIGTENREGEEYRMSCLFTVPASDQELEMKIQKQKLELESIKLLPESTAIQGIIRVLNLCFHKAVYVRTTLDSWQSHFDLQAEYMPGSSDGETDRFAFQLMLMPPFQAKEMRVEFCLRYESAVGTFWANNGGTNYIVFCHQRCRGDLKEKEREREKVKEESNHKGIRSCLKTVSKNICTETEETHAEASGEISEQITSSIGHRWESTTDEEAGITPPKFLKDCCKTLVDRRRTRRAARLAHVQDYFSQKAKQETTSKSSTMSIPKLNTPSRRDLPIVHTLQGHRMDTSLMLLNQIPLLSLGWGGNKTALTQANPTDVCNGTNPENHPVDDQPANVACDTQEVFLSGSDTTHRQKDTQDQQCIPQESVCSHFSQFQSVSNINEGAEKDTSLSMTTTEQELFYWRAAEILESVPSEQLNDLSSGHSREPVLGYQHVEEPRVTPVTCSAQGSETKRAVRELERSGDHQTPHHEHTSRPLSQGMSPGEAVPSTFDTDTPNSKVRDGILPEEFMGCFDTSNTEAKVKEKTHIAVNDSLTFTGIIDEPFEDRQKVESLEKKDIDKDRELKTVNDDEQVETWAFHTELREEEMENTRKDQDEKTLDERKGIKSIPLCDENKLGMLNENRKDNSELQKDDKGHLEAANERLYKKEEKTGDKEEEMYSETKQVRVEESKVLGENQSDGEERDVDDFKTCHQPHDTPNTHINTPDHISSYQTVSIDLFEHLSWTTPVKEKEARDDFEFGSTLRNRATHESLDEVDELPITLTSVHLSWVGATDSMGSNSRLLSWRQEFCSLGYVYAILFIIFLTAYLYDLPTCLALYLSSLCWWQEKARNSTGLSPDINLMSNEIT; translated from the exons ATGTCTGCAGAAGAACGTGCACCTTTTGTGGTCTCTTGCAACCTGGAGTCTCCCATCTGCAGAGACTGGGTAAGGCAAGGCAAAGAAGAAAAGGAGGCAAAATCGGACCAGACATGGGAAGGAAGTTCTGCAGATGAATCTGAGGAGCTGGAGCTGGAACCCGAGCCGCCACCAGCAGCTGTGCGGAGAAAGGTCTCTTTTGCAGATGCTTTCGGCCTGGACCTGGTTTCCGTGAAGAAGTATGACAGCCGAGATTCAAGAGGgcaagatttatttgggttaaTAGGGACAGAGAACAGAGAGGGTGAGGAATATCGCATGTCCTGCCTTTTTACTGTCCCGGCTTCGGACCAGGAGCTGGAGATGAAAATTCAGAAGCAGAAGCTTGAGTTGGAGAGCATAAAGCTGCTCCCTGAATCCACGGCTATCCAAGGCATCATCCGTGTTCTCAACCTTTGCTTTCACAAGGCCGTATACGTCCGGACAACACTGGACAGTTGGCAGAGCCACTTCGACCTGCAGGCAGAGTATATGCCTGGCTCCAGTGATGGCGAGACGGACCGCTTCGCCTTCCAGCTTATGTTAATGCCTCCGTTCCAGGCTAAAGAGATGCGGGTGGAGTTTTGTCTGCGTTATGAGAGTGCTGTTGGGACCTTTTGGGCCAACAATGGAGGCACAAACTACATTGTCTTCTGCCACCAAAGATGTAGGGGTGAtctgaaagaaaaagagagagaaagggagaaggTAAAAGAGGAGAGTAACCACAAAGGTATCAGGAGCTGCCTGAAAACAGTCAG taaaaatatctgCACGGAGACGGAGGAGACGCACGCAGAGGCGAGTGGGGAGATCTCAG AGCAAATCACATCCAGTATCGGGCATAGATGGGAAAGCACAACAGATGAAGAGGCAGGAATTACTCCCCCCAAATTCCTAAAGGACTGCTGCAAAACTCTG GTGGATCGGCGTAGGACACGTCGGGCTGCTCGTTTGGCACATGTGCAGGACTATTTCTCTCAAAAAGCGAAACAAGAAACCACCTCCAAATCGTCAACCATGTCCATCCCAAAACTGAATACTCCAAGTAGAAGAGATTTGCCAATAGTCCACACCCTACAAGGACACCGTATGGACACATCACTGATGTTATTAAACCAAATCCCTTTGCTTTCTCTGGGCTGGGGTGGCAACAAAACAGCACTTACCCAAGCAAACCCTACAGATGTCTGCAATGGAACAAACCCAGAAAACCATCCAGTTGATGATCAGCCAGCAAATGTGGCTTGTGATACCCAGGAAGTGTTTCTCAGTGGCTCTGATacaacacacagacaaaaagataCACAGGACCAACAGTGTATTCCTCAAGAGTCTGTTTGCTCTCACTTTAGCCAATTTCAATCAGTCTCAAACATAAATGAAGGGGCTGAGAAAGATACATCTCTATCCATGACCACTACTGAGCAAGAATTATTTTACTGGAGAGCAGCAGAAATTCTAGAATCGGTTCCCAGTGAGCAATTAAACGACTTGAGCTCTGGCCATTCTAGAGAGCCGGTTTTGGGTTACCAGCATGTGGAAGAGCCAAGAGTCACTCCTGTAACATGTTCTGCTCAGGGATCAGAGACAAAGAGGGCAGTAAGAGAGTTAGAAAGGTCTGGTGACCACCAAACCCCACATCATGAGCACACAAGCAGACCTTTGAGCCAAGGCATGAGCCCAGGGGAGGCAGTACCTAGCACATTTGACACAGACACTCCAAATTCCAAAGTCAGAGATGGAATCTTGCCTGAAGAATTCATGGGCTGCTTTGACACCTCAAACACTGAAGCAAAGGTTAAAGAAAAAACACATATAGCCGTGAATGACTCCTTGACATTTACAGGGATCATTGACGAGCCATTTGAAGATAGACAGAAAGTAGAATCTTTGGAAAAGAAGGATATAGACAAAGACAGAGAGCTAAAGACGGTGAATGACGATGAGCAGGTGGAAACATGGGCATTTCATACAGAGCTACGTGAAGAGGAAATGGAAAACACTAGAAAAGACCAGGATGAGAAGACGTTAGATGAGCGCAAAGGAATAAAGAGCATTCCATTGTGCGATGAGAACAAACTAGGCATGTTGAATGAGAATCGGAAAGACAATTCAGAGCTTCAGAAAGATGACAAGGGGCATTTAGAAGCTGCAAATGAAAGACTTTACAAAAAGGAGGAGAAAACTGGCGATAAAGAGGAGGAAATGTATTCAGAAACCAAACAAGTGCGAGTAGAGGAGTCCAAAGTGTTGGGCGAGAATCAATCAGATGGAGAAGAGAGAGATGTTGATGATTTCAAGACATGTCACCAGCCTCATGAtaccccaaacacacacattaacacgcCCGACCACATATCAAGCTATCAAACAGTTAGTATAGACCTATTTGAGCACCTCAGTTGGACAACACCTGTAAAGGAGAAAGAGGCAAGAGATGATTTTGAATTTGGAAGTACTCTCAGAAACAGAGCAACTCATGAATCCCTGGATGAAGTAGATGAACTCCCCATTACGTTAACCAGCGTTCATCTGTCCTGGGTGGGTGCCACGGACAGTATGGGCAGCAACAGCAGGCTATTGTCATGGCGGCAAGAGTTCTGCTCTCTTGGTTATGTGTACGCCATTCTGTTTATAATCTTTTTAACTGCTTATCTGTATGACCTACCGACCTGCTTGGCCCTCTATTTGTCTTCTCTGTGCTGGTGGCAAGAAAAGGCAAGAAACAGCACAGGGCTGAGTCCAGACATCAACTTGATGTCAAATGAAATAACATGA